The sequence below is a genomic window from Humulus lupulus chromosome 3, drHumLupu1.1, whole genome shotgun sequence.
TTTAGATAATTGCAAATCAAATTATCAATCTTAGAGATTTCCTGATAACAAATATTTAGTCAAGGAATTTACATAAACAGTTGAAAAACAATACCTGTCCTCGAGCTTTGTACTCGTCATAAGGCCGGAGTAAATTATCACCACTAATTACGCGAGGAAGTCTCCTGCGAAGAAGTtgttcatcagaagttatagctGATGCTACCTTCATTCTCATTGCATTGTCTCCTTCTGTCGTTTTTGACAAAAGATCCAAAACCCCACTAACTGGTTGTGCCGCTGCACCAATTAGTCCTCTTCCAACACCTTGAACAAAATCCTCAACACCAGAAGTTTTTGCACCTTCAAGAGGCTTTGTTAATATTCCAGTGACTCCTCTGAATAGGCCTTTTGCTAGTGCACCACCTCCTTCTCTAATAACATCACCAAGATCCTCTATGCCCTTGTTTTCCTGTCATGTTAATCGACTTTAAATATTTGAACCTTCCAGATATAACCAAAACAACATATTGACCTTGTAAAAAAAGTATGCAAACCTGTCTCTGCCGACTTTGGATGAACTTCTTATCCATTGATAAGGCAGCCATACCCTTACTCATATGTCCAAGTGCACTGCTTGCCCAATATATCAACACCAGAAAGCAATTGAAGAGGTTGGCCAAGGAGATCCTTCCGTATGTTTGAAATAGCAATATTTGTCATTGAACTCTGCCTCATGCACACATTCTCATGAAACCTTTGATTTATTCTAACCTggataataaatacaaaatatgTTATTAAAATGTTCTGTCAACCTGATGGACACACTCTCATAAAACATTATCATGTGGCTTTAAGACTTTGACTGCAGTTAGTTAAAGTAGCTGGATATCTCCTTGGTTTTACCTCCACCTAAGTCCTATGTTCTTGCATGTTGAAGAAGAGATGGTGTTTAGTGGGAGATTGCCTTTCTGGGTGTTTCTTTGGGTCTTTCTACTGAAGAGTTTAGTTGTCACTTCAGGCACTGTGGTTTGTTTGATTATGAAAACATACAAAGATAAGAGAGGTGTTTGTTTGTAGAAACTTCCTGGTGTTTCTGTGTCCTAATGGtaaaaatagaataaaacaaAAGCAATATTGAAACTCCACAGTAATGCCATGTGATTCAGGATGGCCAGAAACATAATGATGGCTTGATAAATGGATGAAGCTCACATAAGTGGTGCAGAGGGAAATATAGAAAGGAGATAATAGATATTATTGAAAAACACTCATCTACTCAAGACATAATTTTGAGTAGAAAGTTTCATAGTAAAATTACTAAGGTCTCGCCATCATAACAGATTACTGTTTCCTAGCACAGGGATGTCGTTGGGGTTACAATAAAACAACTTCGCTATCTAATAACATAACATAATAGAATTAGAATACATACTGGCATATTTTCAGTGTTTCCTAGTGCAGTCATCAATGATGCCCAAAAGCCAAGTACACCCCTTGGTTGTTGACTGGGTGACATAGCCATTGACACCTTGAACCGAACTTCTGAGATGTTAAGAACTCTGTACATTCCACAAACATAATTAGAACTCATCTTAAATACAGGGCATAAACATATAGCCGAAAAACAAATCACCAACTTGAGCATCTTACATACCATATTTAGATAACTGGATCAACAGCAACGGCAGAGGTTTGGTTATCATATAAGCGATTGAAGTTGACCTGCTGGATCATTTCATGAAGGCGCCATATAATAGGTTCATGAATGTTTATCAGGAAGGCAGCATTTTCAGGACCCTAAATGATCAATAAAAATATGATCagtataaaaaagaaaaaggaaaaaaaaacctcCTCTAAACAATGATCTACTCACATAAAAACCAATATATGGATAGACACAAAGATCCAGTGACCCGTTTGATTGCATGGTCACAGAAAATTTCAAGATATAATCCGTCTCATCCCCCACTTTCTGTGGTCTGAAAAGAACTAGCATTGGAGTTAATGGCAGATGATTATCCACTTGTATCTCATGCATTCTTAATTTGAACTTACAACACAGAAGACAATTGAAGCGTTGGAACTTGGCAGTTGTGGATAATTAGAGAAATAAAAGCAAAAGCACCAGAGCACCAAGCCAAAGTAATTGAACCTATGTGACATTACAAAAGAAACACATGCATAAATTTATCCAGGAGAGTGGATCAAACTAAATCTGTGTTTCACATTCAAGTACACATATAGATGTGTTCTTAGGAGAAGACCCCACTAATTTACTTAAGATTGAACCACAAAATACTAACCAGCACATTTTTCCCACCACTAGTATAGTACATACCTTTCTTGTTGATCAAACTCGGTATTTTCCCTAGTTATTGGGTAATAATATGCACAAGGTAAGCTTACACATCTAACAAGAATAGATGACatccataaaaaaattataataataataaataaataaaataaaataaaaacaagaatacTGCATCAATGCATCCTAGAGATATTCAAGAAATACACATACACACACGTATAAATATGCTCATAGAGAAGCACAAAAATATGCGAACTCACCTAAACTCAACTATAAAATATCCAAAGGAACCTACCTACTAATTCCAGAGCCCAAGCCAGTTGAATATGAAAAAATAAAAGTCTGAACAGAGAGGTACAAAATTTCTTCAGGTGTGTGATCAATGATTGATACTCCAAGCTCAACTAATTCAACAATAACATGAAATTCTGAGTCTGAGGTGGACGGTGATTGTTGTTGAGGTGGGTTCTTTAAAGAAAGTTGTGATAGAGGAGATGTGCCTATTTTACTCAATATTCCAATAGGTTCACTCTCTGGCAACCAGTCACTGATCTTAACAACATTGACTTTCTCTTCTTTTATTATCGTAATGCTTAGAGCTCTAGAAGTCCCACTTGTAACATGCATGGGTTGATTGGCAGAAATTTCATCAATATCAAACTTCTGAGATTTAGACTGGTCATCACCATCGATGAGGAGTTCCAACAAACGTCTTCTACCAAGATCTTCCCAAAGAAAAGAAGCTACCGAATTAGGTAGAAGGAACTGCCATGAATCATTCATACCATCTACTTGCCAGAAATGAATGGGCAAAAACATGGAACGATTTTCAATCCTGCAATTAAAAATTTGATCATTATTGCCCAGTACAAGACCAACTTAAGTAGTAAGACAAACAAAACTTTCAGACAAATTGATACAAACATCAATTAACACAATTATACTCTATAGATACGAATTTAGCCTAAATACAAACATTCACTCTTAATCATTCTTATTCCCAAACAGTCCAAATCTGAACAATACAAGCTAGTTTCAGTTAATACTAAAATACCACCATGTTATGTTGATGGCCAAAAGCTTTAAACATAGTTCAactaaaccaacaataaaaacaaAATGCACAACCAAGTTTCAGTTCAATCAAATAACACGTGAATAAGAACAAGTACAAGGTTTTATTAGATCCAAACATGAGTGAAAAGTGAAAACAAAAATTGAAAATCATGATACCTCAAGACAAGTCCCCAAACTCGTAATGATAGTATGCGAATTCCCCAAAAGTCCTAGATTTCAACTATTTataatcaaagttaaaaaaacagAAGGCACATTTATTGTCAAATAAAAATAGATCTGCATATTCAATCATatttataaaagaaagaaaacttacttAATCCATGGTTTATTGACTTAATAAGGTGACTCATCTCAGCTTTGTATCAAAAAACTAAGCCTCTTTTCTACTTAAGTCATTTAGTGGACTGTTTTTCTTCGAGACCCTGATCCTTTTCTTCTTGAAAATGATCTCATTTCCTAACCAGATAATTTTAGCAGGCCCTTCTTCGTATTCCCCTTCATCACTCTCATTACCCTCATGTGCAGTCTCAGCCtgtcataaatttaacaaatcaAATATAATTTCCTTGCTAGAATTACATATTCTCTCTGCCAATCAGCAAAAACTCAAAACATTCTATAACAAGGCAAACAAAGTTCTTCTTTCCATATCAACATCTCAAACCTTTAggtatattatattaatttggtTAGTTTTTTATTCTTTTCCAGCAACCAAACAGCCGTTAAAACCAAACTACTCCgagaaagtaaagaaaagaagaaagtacCTGTTGTTTCCGAGACTCTTCGTGCCTTCTTTCGTTGTtcctcattttcttcttcttcttccatcttCTTCCATATCATCTCCATGGCCTCGATCCCTGAACGAAAGAAACACTAGACGAAGAGTCTCTTTCCGTCTCCGTCTCTGTCTCCACCTCTGCAATCTGGTTGAGAGGGAATGAGCCCTGAACGCCGCCGCTACCAGTCCTCATCCCCCATCATCAAGTCCCTTAACCACAAAACACCTTTCGGGGACCCAAAAGAGTCCAGCTTGGCTTGCTCTGCTCGTAACCGGAACTGACAAACGGGGCAGGAGTTATGGTGAGCGAGCCAGGGCAGAATGCAGTCGGGATGGTAGAGATGCTTAAAGGAAGATTTCAAGTAGGGAGAGGCGCAGAAGAATGGGTGGGCTAGGAAAAAAGAATGGGTACGAAGAAGAGAACGGTGGGCTAGGCGAAGAAGAGAACGGTGGTGGGCTAGGCGAAGAAGAGAACGTTTGTTAGGCGAAGAAGAGAACGGTGGTGGGCTAGGAAAAAATAATGGGTGTGAAGAAGGGAAAAATGAATAGGCGGGCACCAAAATAAATTAGtgccatttttttattttaccacatatatgtatataataatacCTTTTCAGTTGTATTATATTCTTGTGTTATGCTAGGGtgtatttggtgtagtgtgaaGTTGTATGTGTTGggtttttatgccctaattaaacccaatttctttgtaatctcattttattatcaataaaagaatagaaacaatttttgatttggtcaatcactttactcacatgttttattttcatgattatttgtttgatataaacttctattaaatcctgagtgttgaccctcgatttggctcacgacacggagtcaagaatacgacaggaaatgagatgacaattaagagtttaatctaatggtaaagaaaaaacaccaacgatttatagtggttcggccccaatgaatggtaataacctacgtccacttagtgctattattaatattgaatcccaatgccgtgatcaaagaactagggttcctgagtttcacaaaaccttgggagaattacaaccagacgatggataatcgcactttATGTTCTCTCtttcaatattcaggaaaaagattccaAGATCgaaagtcccttccttgaactatttcatgcatatttataggctcaacggggttacatgggccaatgggccttaactagccttaatatccgtgtatgaagataataaagagaaaataatcaacgtagttattacaagattataatcttttaaggaaataaaccgaatcatacgaccagcctggtcgtgtcTAATAGTAAGGCTTGACGAAGCAATGTATAGTTGGTCGATCACCGAACAACACCGCCTTATTTTGActttgccacgtgtcaaccacgtgtgagaaatccttgatacatcatcagcagccatttttgggtaaacatttgccccctaagtttactttactgcgaccagcataaagtaaacttaggaaactaacccttcgcttaccccaccaaatctgtcagagccgcacatgccttctcaaaaaaagtaaccaatcatgtccaatcaagtcttttggtttcccaaaaacttgtctgacggctattacacttccccatactttgaagagagtaatttcatgattacttctTTTATGGTGTCgccatcactataaataataccccaaaatcacgttttcactttttacttttcactcgccttctcttcttcaagaactctgaagaacttcGATCATTTGAGCCAAGGAAATCCTAGAAGCTCCTATTGCTGATCTAAGGAACTTCTGTTCAGACGCTCAAAGCTTTCGTGTTCATTCCCCACCTTTCATCCAAGTAGGTTTTATGAAACTTTTAGTCGTTTGAATTGCCatgcaaaataattttttattcgtTTCGAATCTGAGTTCTTGGCTGTTCTTGATCGAAATTGACTTGAGGTAAATGGGCATTTTGATCAATGATTGATaggtgataactctaggatttagagttattttcacatctttaaacttaattttcaagccaaaacaaaagagtaatgagttGTAAGTAGTGTAATTGTGTCCATTTAGTGTATATTTGTATCAAGGGACTGTGTatctgtattatcatatttttcttaGTGATTTATGTAGTTTCGTGTTTATGTTAATCAGGAAAGGAGACTAAAACAGGTGATTGGGAACTTTGGATCATGAAGAGGAAAAATTCTGGAAAGAGCATGTTGCTGTACTCTTAATGCTGTAGCAAACCTACCGTAGCAATTGGCAGAGCCCAGGAAGAAAACGTGACAAATGCCAGTTGGACTTAATGAGACATAAGTGGCGCTGAGGTGGCGAGAATATTGTACAATTAAGTCAGCTGGATGGTGTGGCAAAGGACAGGGGGGCAAGATTGACTTTGACTTGCTAATTAGGGTAAACCAAGTACCCTTAAAGAGAGCCCAGCCGAAATATGGAAAGGCACGGATCATTTTGGAGAATTCTGAATATTTTTCACTAAGCAAAGTACAGAGAGaagcagaaagaaagaagaagaaaggagtaCGAAATAGGAGAGGAAAAAGAAGACAGACGACTAAGGGGGACTAGAGCTCAACACTcaattctctctaatctctatttctctttaattttgtattattttctcatctCAATTTCTGCTCAAACTCCATGGAAATATTCTGTACTGGTTTTATGTTTACAATTTCAGCTATGAACTAACACTCTAAAGATTTggtggttatgaacccttatgtatgaactaaatttctaaatgcatggtgaagttgtttatgtcatagttcaattgaatgtgctgtaatgttaattgaatgttaattactggccatatttagcatttattaagttagatctaacttggaaaagggaagtctagctgaacccattcaattgatgcaagagaTTCATCT
It includes:
- the LOC133822531 gene encoding uncharacterized protein LOC133822531 gives rise to the protein MFLPIHFWQVDGMNDSWQFLLPNSVASFLWEDLGRRRLLELLIDGDDQSKSQKFDIDEISANQPMHVTSGTSRALSITIIKEEKVNVVKISDWLPESEPIGILSKIGTSPLSQLSLKNPPQQQSPSTSDSEFHVIVELVELGVSIIDHTPEEILYLSVQTFIFSYSTGLGSGISRPQKVGDETDYILKFSVTMQSNGSLDLCVYPYIGFYGPENAAFLINIHEPIIWRLHEMIQQVNFNRLYDNQTSAVAVDPVI